The region tgttttaatagattttttaatataattatttgaatGAAGTATCTCTGAGGCTTACAAAAACAGCGATATATTAACTAATTGctaaatgtatttgtatattGGACTTCTTACtttgagactttttaaaattagtttttaaccTAAATACACTGAGAAGGAAACAACAGAAGACATATTCAGCCTACCGGCAGCCAAAGGATTGCTTTTAAGTACTACCAAAACATGTCCTTGAAAATGCATCCTACGTTAGTTGATCATCTGTTGTATAAAACCTGTCAGTTGGATTACGGGAAAAAGTTACAGGAAGACAAATTACCCCCAGAATTAGTAGAGCAGAGAGAAGCTAAATAAGTGTCTGCAGCAATCTGTAAAACACATTAGAGGTACCACCATTTTGTAGATCTTTGTTTTGTAGATCTCCCAGTGGTTTTTGAAATCTTGCTGAAATATATGGAATAGTAAAACCGTTCCTCTTCagtaaaacaaatgacaaattcaaaagacatttctgaaattGTCTAATACTTTCTCTGTACATTATTTTCTTGCAGTCGGAGGACATGCAGCAGCAGATAATTCGAGAGACTTTCCACTTGGTATCAAAGAGAGATGACAATGTTTGTAACTTCTTGGAGGGTGGAAGGcaagttatttttctcttatgttctgtttttatacTGAAGAACAATCTCTGCGtattatgtgttgtttttaagttactGTTTCTGTAGGATCCTTAGCCACGTTGAAATATTTCCTTTAGTTTGTTTCAACAGACTCACTGGATGTCTTGTAATAGCTTTTGTAAAACAGAAGATGgcagcaaaatataaagttttctcttcttccctttttttcaaaaatatgtttatttgtttagcaaagtacacctttcatttcatttatttattagtctcttctgaaaaagaaacatttgttctgcattttttaaagcctttttttctttcaaatctgCTTTCAGTCTTATTGGAGGCTCAGACTACAAGTTGATTTACCGGCACTATGCTACTCTCTACTTTGTCTTCTGTGTGGATTCATCTGAGAGCGAGCTTGGCATTTTGGACTTGATTCAGgtcagctgctgtgtttgagGGTGACTCTTTGAGAGTAACTTATGTTTCACTAAAGGGAAACATAAAACCCTTGAAAATTTTATCTTGAAAAGGTTTTATCAcaacagatttaaatgttttgtgctACACAATCTGCTTGTTGTTAAGATTTTGgaaacataatttattattgGGCCATGACCTCATTCCTAGATGCTTttgaattcaaataaaaaatgatttgataAGTATATTTACCTTTACAGATAGGAAAACCGATCcaacaaaatacacacaaaatggaaatacaaatgtCTCAGAATAATTatctgttgttttacatttattttaggtgtttGTGGAAACGTTGGATaaatgctttgaaaatgtttgtgaattGGACCTAATATTCCACATGGATAAGGTGAGTGGAGGTGCTTCTGtgactgaaatatatttttcttaatttcttttcattttcaatcatAAATGCaataatgtttaataataatgttttgtttttgtgtggcACAATTTTCCTGCTTACTTATGTTTAGCGTGATGTTACAATTTGTGAGATTAATTGGCGGCTCtttaaattttgtcttgttacagcttaaaagtgtgaaaaagaacaaacaatatTATAACACTAGATTTCTCTTGTAGGTACTTGGGCTTAACGTTTCACTACTTGAGAAATTTTCTCCATATGAATATTTAACTAAATGTGGACACGTGTTTAAAATCCAGATTGGAGAGTTTTACCTTGAATATATCCTGGTaaacactgaataaaataagATCAGCATCCAAACACGTCTGCTAGTTTCTGAACTTCCAATGGTTTCATTCTAGTAAACTTGATTCCTCAGAAAGCCTCTGGGGGATTTCTTCTGACATGACACAAACTTTCACATGAACCCAGACGAACTCTTTATTTAGGTGATGTAGGTATCTGAGCTTCCGTTTTTCCTTCTTTAAGAAATCCTTTCTTTCAAATGGGACTGGTGACGTCTCTAAACCTTCTTTAAGGAAGCTGTCATCTCACAGACATACCTGTGCTTTTCAGCTGATTTATAgacttttattgattttacttattagAAAGTAAATCACATGTATTGTGTacacaaaaatgtgttgtttgaCTTTCTAAAGCTATTCCTTAGAAGGCAGATCTGTGTTATTAAGGTTACAGACCTCCTTACTGAAAAAGTGATCCAACACACCTACAGGCGTCTTGACTGAATTTTCTCACAGGAATCTGATGTCATGTGGAGCAGCAAGGTTTGGCCTGAGGAATGTTACCAGCATGTTAATATTTCCCAGCTCTTCACCATCTGCTGACAGCCTGGATGGCATGTTTGCATATAATTTATTCTTGCATGCCAAGTTCTGGCAATGCCTGTACATTTTTGGGTCTTTGAAATGTCCTCTGTGTAGGAAGAAGACCGTCTTTGTAAATACATGAAATGGTTTGACTTTGCAGGAATATACATACCTAGATATTAGAGGGAAACAGAGCTCTGCGAGAGAGTTTACTAAGTGTGTTATGCTTTTTTTGCAGGTTCATTATATCCTGCAGGAGGTGGTGATGGGAGGCATGGTGCTGGAGACCAACATGAATGAGATCGTAGCACAAGTAGAGGTGCAGAACCGCATGGAAAAGTCAGAGGTCAGGACCTCTCTGTCATGATGAAAGGACTGTTTTTATATAAACCAGTGTTTACATATACCCCCCACaagtctgactgagcttcagcaattattttagctaattttaatgAGCAAAATGTTCTTATTTGCTAAACTGGTAGAGAAACTGATGATTCCTGTTTTAAAGGAACAACTGACGTATAATGGCAATAatagcaatttttaaataaatgtacagtCTTTCATTAGATCTTGgtaatgttttgtaaaatcttACAATTCTCACAGAATCAGTATGACCATAATAAGCTGCCCCTGATTCATCTTTAAGGCACATTCTCTTTCAGGTCATATGTCAAACTTATCTTTTCAACTCACTGTTGCAAATGCAGCACTTATTGTCAGGTGAAATTAAAATGGAGAAGTTGTGTTATTCTAACCTGACCTGAGAGTATGAGACACTCCTGCGCGCTCAAACTGAGTTGTCCATTCCCAAAGATATTTTCAGACTTGTCTTGTTCCCCTTcagaaaaacagtcaaagtTGGGTTTTATCTCAGGTTTTATTTGGGGGGGGAAAAGATGCTTGGCCTTGAAATATCCAAttagtaaaatgtatattttacttGGTCTAAAatttaagatttctttttttttttagctgctttgacttattatttctctttttttatattctcaGTTGGATGTTCAAACCctgggattttgttttataacttaaccttgttttaaaccTCTCCACTACCTTATCCCTGACCTCTCTGCTGTGCTCCGTAGCCATCacgatgctgtttgttctctagcAAACCCTTCAAAGGCCTACaaagaacagctgtatttatacagagaataaattacaaacataGCCACATAGTTGGcttctgaaggcaatttgtTGCTGTGGATATTATTTAGGGGTTTTGGAGTAAAAAGGAACCTGATAATTGCGCAAATTCCTATTAAGAacagtgaagtttgtggttgaacaA is a window of Xiphophorus maculatus strain JP 163 A chromosome 4, X_maculatus-5.0-male, whole genome shotgun sequence DNA encoding:
- the LOC102235539 gene encoding AP-3 complex subunit sigma-2 isoform X2; its protein translation is MQPDSEDMQQQIIRETFHLVSKRDDNVCNFLEGGSLIGGSDYKLIYRHYATLYFVFCVDSSESELGILDLIQVFVETLDKCFENVCELDLIFHMDKVHYILQEVVMGGMVLETNMNEIVAQVEVQNRMEKSEGGLSAAPARAVSAVKNMNLPEIPRNINIGDINIKVPSLSPF
- the LOC102235539 gene encoding AP-3 complex subunit sigma-2 isoform X1, with translation MIKAILIFNNHGKPRLIRFYQYFSEDMQQQIIRETFHLVSKRDDNVCNFLEGGSLIGGSDYKLIYRHYATLYFVFCVDSSESELGILDLIQVFVETLDKCFENVCELDLIFHMDKVHYILQEVVMGGMVLETNMNEIVAQVEVQNRMEKSEGGLSAAPARAVSAVKNMNLPEIPRNINIGDINIKVPSLSPF